In Streptomyces asoensis, a single genomic region encodes these proteins:
- a CDS encoding LLM class F420-dependent oxidoreductase: MQLGINLGYWGAGMDGDNLAVAQEADRLGYAVCWAAEAYGSDAATVLTWVAAQTERIDVGSAIFQIPARQPAMTAMTAATLDSLSGGRFRLGLGVSGPQVSEGWYGVKFDKPLSRTREYVEIVRKAMTRERLSYDGAHWTLPLPDGPGKPIKLTVHPEREHIPLYIAAIGPKNLEQTGEIADGALLIFPSAEHLEDTAIKHLRAGREKAGKTLDGFDVCPTLPLALGEDKDVERLADTFRPYTALYVGGMGSRKQNFYNQLARRMGYEAAADEIQDKYLSGDKQGAAAAVPHDLIDRTTLLGSVERIADRMKAYAAAGVTTLTLAPAGFTLDERLASLRAGTQAMELAGLA; encoded by the coding sequence ATGCAGCTCGGGATCAACCTCGGCTACTGGGGTGCCGGAATGGACGGCGACAACCTCGCCGTCGCCCAGGAGGCCGACCGCCTCGGATACGCCGTGTGCTGGGCCGCCGAGGCCTACGGCTCCGACGCGGCCACCGTGCTCACCTGGGTGGCCGCGCAGACCGAGCGCATCGACGTCGGCTCGGCCATCTTCCAGATCCCGGCCCGGCAGCCGGCGATGACCGCGATGACCGCCGCCACCCTCGACTCGCTGTCCGGCGGCCGCTTCCGTCTCGGCCTCGGCGTCTCGGGACCCCAGGTCTCCGAGGGCTGGTACGGCGTCAAGTTCGACAAGCCGCTGTCCCGCACCCGCGAGTACGTGGAGATCGTCCGCAAGGCGATGACCCGCGAGCGGCTGTCGTACGACGGCGCCCACTGGACCCTCCCGCTGCCCGACGGCCCGGGCAAGCCGATCAAGCTGACCGTGCACCCGGAGCGCGAGCACATCCCGCTGTACATCGCCGCGATCGGCCCGAAGAACCTCGAACAGACCGGTGAGATCGCCGACGGCGCGCTGCTGATCTTCCCGTCCGCCGAGCATCTCGAGGACACCGCGATCAAGCACCTGCGGGCCGGACGCGAGAAGGCCGGCAAGACGCTGGACGGCTTCGACGTCTGTCCGACGCTGCCGCTGGCGCTGGGTGAGGACAAGGACGTCGAGCGCCTCGCGGACACCTTCCGCCCCTACACCGCGCTGTACGTCGGGGGCATGGGCAGCCGCAAGCAGAACTTCTACAACCAGCTCGCGCGCCGCATGGGGTACGAGGCCGCGGCCGACGAGATCCAGGACAAGTACCTGTCCGGCGACAAGCAGGGCGCCGCGGCCGCCGTGCCGCACGACCTGATCGACCGGACCACGCTGCTGGGTTCGGTGGAGCGGATCGCCGACCGCATGAAGGCCTACGCGGCGGCCGGCGTCACCACCCTGACGCTCGCGCCCGCGGGCTTCACCCTCGACGAGCGCCTGGCCTCGCTGCGGGCCGGCACCCAGGCCATGGAGCTCGCCGGACTGGCGTAG
- a CDS encoding ferritin-like domain-containing protein, with amino-acid sequence MLSAKSLFQEIIDDDESFALFCSIAAGGEAQGGWENARIAALVPQSQRALAPKITRHGADEDKHGRIFYALIKKRGLAPVPVPGDTDYTMLLERAGIGLAHDRLNSDEPLTVRDIVTYLAHSRVTEQRAAEQMQLLRRHFGDHPDLGRAVRMISQDEDNHLAYCHEELLRLAHAGHGRLIQQTLRACALAEIRIYRDVSLAVMAHMGDILGWTRARSVLLAAGIHAVHAWERFAGWRRMVSLEMPEHRDALGGPAVPAPEFA; translated from the coding sequence ATGCTGTCGGCCAAGAGTCTGTTCCAGGAGATCATCGACGACGACGAGTCCTTCGCGCTCTTCTGTTCCATCGCCGCCGGCGGAGAGGCGCAGGGCGGCTGGGAGAACGCGCGGATCGCCGCGCTCGTCCCGCAGAGCCAGCGCGCCCTCGCCCCGAAGATCACCCGTCACGGCGCCGACGAGGACAAGCACGGCCGGATCTTCTACGCCCTGATCAAGAAGCGCGGCCTCGCTCCCGTCCCCGTCCCGGGCGACACCGACTACACGATGCTCCTGGAGCGCGCCGGCATCGGCCTCGCGCACGACCGGCTCAACTCCGACGAGCCGCTCACCGTGCGGGACATCGTCACCTACCTCGCCCACAGCAGGGTCACCGAGCAGCGGGCCGCCGAACAGATGCAGCTGCTGCGCAGGCACTTCGGCGACCATCCCGACCTCGGCCGCGCGGTGCGGATGATCTCCCAGGACGAGGACAACCACCTCGCCTACTGTCACGAGGAACTGCTGCGGCTGGCCCACGCGGGACACGGCCGCCTGATCCAGCAGACCCTGCGCGCGTGCGCGCTCGCCGAGATCCGGATCTACCGCGACGTGAGCCTGGCCGTCATGGCCCACATGGGCGACATCCTCGGCTGGACCAGGGCCAGGTCCGTACTCCTCGCGGCGGGCATCCACGCCGTCCACGCGTGGGAGCGCTTCGCGGGCTGGCGGCGGATGGTCTCCCTGGAGATGCCCGAACACCGTGACGCGCTCGGCGGTCCGGCCGTCCCGGCCCCCGAGTTCGCCTGA
- the corA gene encoding magnesium/cobalt transporter CorA gives MIVDCAVYRDGHRAQGPQDFSDALAEARAAGGFVWIGLHEPSENEFDHVTREFALHPLAVEDALKAHQRPKLEVYDDSLFLVFKPVVYEPESDSVSSGEVMVFLGDGFVVSVRHGEGAPLAAVRQRLEQEPELLAKGPTAVVYAIADATVDHYLDVATELQTDLEELETEVFSPDGGGSRNTASRIYRFKRQVLEFRRATGPLGPPLTRLAGVGASGPGVPFVNEKARPFFRDVNDHLTRVNDSVEGLDRLVTDILSAHLAQMSVRQNDDMRKISAWAAMAAVPTMIAGIYGMNFEHMPELRWVWSYPAVIALMVVLEVLLYRLFKRRGWL, from the coding sequence GTGATCGTCGACTGCGCCGTCTACCGGGACGGGCACCGTGCGCAGGGCCCGCAGGACTTCTCGGACGCCCTGGCCGAGGCGCGGGCGGCGGGCGGCTTCGTGTGGATCGGGCTGCACGAGCCGTCGGAGAACGAGTTCGACCACGTCACGCGGGAGTTCGCCCTGCACCCGCTGGCGGTCGAGGACGCCCTCAAGGCGCATCAGCGGCCCAAGCTGGAGGTCTACGACGACTCGCTGTTCCTGGTGTTCAAGCCGGTCGTCTACGAGCCCGAGAGCGACTCCGTCTCCTCCGGCGAGGTGATGGTGTTCCTCGGCGACGGCTTCGTGGTGAGCGTCCGGCACGGGGAGGGCGCGCCGCTGGCCGCCGTGCGCCAGCGGCTGGAACAGGAGCCGGAGCTGCTCGCCAAGGGGCCCACGGCGGTGGTGTACGCCATCGCCGACGCCACCGTGGACCACTACCTGGACGTGGCGACCGAGCTCCAGACGGACCTGGAGGAGCTGGAGACGGAGGTGTTCTCGCCGGACGGCGGCGGCTCGCGGAACACGGCGTCGCGGATCTACCGGTTCAAGCGCCAGGTCCTGGAGTTCCGGCGGGCCACCGGTCCGCTGGGGCCGCCGCTGACGAGGCTGGCCGGTGTCGGCGCGTCCGGCCCGGGCGTGCCCTTCGTGAACGAGAAGGCGCGGCCCTTCTTCCGGGACGTCAACGACCACCTCACGCGCGTGAACGACTCCGTGGAGGGGCTGGACCGGCTGGTCACGGACATCCTGTCGGCGCATCTGGCGCAGATGAGCGTCCGGCAGAACGACGACATGCGGAAGATCTCGGCGTGGGCGGCGATGGCCGCGGTCCCCACGATGATCGCGGGGATCTACGGCATGAACTTCGAGCACATGCCGGAACTGCGGTGGGTGTGGTCGTATCCGGCGGTGATCGCGCTGATGGTCGTGCTCGAGGTGCTGCTGTACCGGTTGTTCAAACGGCGGGGCTGGCTCTAG
- a CDS encoding histidine phosphatase family protein — MPTLILVRHGRSTANTSAVLAGWTPGVALDERGAAQAAALPGRLDGLPIAEVVTSPLQRCQETLRPLLEARPGLRVHTDERIGECHYGDWSGRKLAELMDEPLMEVVQAHPSAAAFPGGESMRAMQTRAAEAVREWNARVERDHGADAVYLMCSHGDIIKSLVADALGLHLDLFQRISVEPCSITAIRYTRLRPFLVRLGDTGDFASLAPREEPPAGDATVGGGAGAP, encoded by the coding sequence ATGCCCACGCTGATCCTCGTCCGGCACGGCCGGTCCACCGCCAACACCTCCGCCGTGCTCGCCGGCTGGACGCCCGGCGTCGCCCTCGACGAACGGGGCGCCGCCCAGGCCGCCGCGCTGCCCGGCCGGCTCGACGGGCTCCCGATCGCCGAGGTCGTCACGAGCCCCCTCCAGCGCTGCCAGGAGACGCTCCGCCCGCTCCTCGAGGCCCGCCCCGGGCTGCGCGTCCACACCGACGAGCGGATCGGGGAGTGCCACTACGGCGACTGGTCCGGGCGCAAACTCGCCGAGCTGATGGACGAGCCCCTGATGGAGGTGGTGCAGGCGCATCCCTCCGCCGCCGCGTTCCCGGGCGGCGAGTCCATGCGGGCCATGCAGACCCGCGCCGCCGAGGCGGTACGGGAGTGGAACGCGCGCGTGGAGCGCGACCACGGCGCCGACGCCGTCTATCTGATGTGCTCGCACGGCGACATCATCAAGTCGCTCGTGGCGGATGCGCTCGGGCTTCATCTCGACCTCTTCCAGCGGATCTCCGTAGAACCGTGTTCCATCACCGCGATCCGATACACCCGGCTGCGCCCCTTTCTCGTGCGTCTCGGCGACACCGGGGACTTCGCCTCCCTCGCCCCGCGCGAGGAGCCGCCGGCCGGGGACGCGACGGTCGGGGGCGGTGCGGGCGCACCGTGA
- a CDS encoding DUF3090 domain-containing protein has product MSRQVFLYDPPDRFVAGTVGLPGRRTFFLQATAGARVTSVALEKTQVAALAERMDELLDEVVRRSGGSAPVPAMSPAENTDTAPLDTPVEEEFRVGTMALAWDGEEQRMIVEAQALVELEADSEEDLAEAEEKLLQDEENGPPMLRVRLTGAQARAFAKRALDVVNAGRPPCPLCSLPLDPEGHVCPRQNGYRRGA; this is encoded by the coding sequence GTGTCCCGTCAGGTGTTCCTCTACGACCCCCCGGACCGTTTCGTGGCCGGGACGGTCGGACTGCCCGGGCGCCGTACGTTCTTCCTCCAGGCCACCGCCGGCGCCCGGGTGACCAGCGTGGCCCTGGAGAAGACCCAGGTCGCCGCCCTCGCCGAGCGCATGGACGAACTGCTGGACGAGGTGGTCCGCCGCAGCGGCGGCAGCGCCCCCGTGCCCGCGATGTCACCTGCCGAGAACACCGACACCGCCCCCCTCGACACGCCGGTCGAGGAGGAGTTCCGGGTCGGCACCATGGCCCTCGCCTGGGACGGTGAGGAACAGCGCATGATCGTCGAGGCGCAGGCCCTGGTGGAACTGGAGGCGGACTCGGAGGAGGACCTCGCCGAGGCCGAGGAGAAGCTCCTCCAGGACGAGGAGAACGGACCTCCGATGCTGCGGGTCCGGCTCACCGGCGCGCAGGCGCGGGCGTTCGCCAAGCGCGCGCTGGACGTCGTCAACGCGGGCCGGCCGCCGTGCCCGCTGTGCAGTCTGCCGCTCGACCCGGAAGGACACGTATGTCCGCGCCAGAACGGATACCGCCGGGGGGCGTGA
- a CDS encoding SCO1664 family protein has product MSAPERIPPGGVTATDPAGAELLAHGALTVRGRISDASNAALYCTVTHEGREAACVYKPVAGERPLWDFPDGTLARREVAAYEVSEATGWGLVPPTVLRDGPYGEGMCQLWIETAPESDLLALVDAREPEPGWKAIGLAEVGEGRTALLVHADDERLRRLAVLDAVINNADRKGGHLLPTADGRLYGIDHGVTFNAENKLRTLLWGWAGEPLTGEALDVLKGLRAALEPGGRLAVALTALITPAEVDATRARAEALLETGTHPEPSGDWPAIPWPPV; this is encoded by the coding sequence ATGTCCGCGCCAGAACGGATACCGCCGGGGGGCGTGACGGCCACCGACCCGGCCGGCGCCGAACTCCTCGCGCACGGCGCGCTCACCGTCCGCGGACGGATCAGCGACGCCTCGAACGCGGCCCTCTACTGCACCGTCACCCACGAGGGCCGCGAGGCGGCCTGCGTCTACAAGCCGGTCGCGGGGGAGCGGCCGCTGTGGGACTTCCCCGACGGCACCCTCGCCCGGCGCGAGGTCGCCGCCTACGAGGTGTCCGAGGCGACCGGATGGGGCCTGGTGCCCCCGACCGTGCTGCGCGACGGGCCGTACGGCGAGGGCATGTGCCAGCTGTGGATCGAGACGGCGCCGGAGTCCGACCTGCTCGCCCTGGTGGACGCGCGGGAGCCGGAGCCGGGCTGGAAGGCGATCGGCCTCGCCGAGGTCGGTGAGGGCCGCACCGCGCTGCTGGTGCATGCCGACGACGAACGGCTGCGCCGGCTCGCCGTCCTCGACGCGGTGATCAACAACGCCGACCGCAAGGGCGGCCATCTGCTGCCCACCGCCGACGGCCGGCTGTACGGCATCGACCACGGGGTCACCTTCAACGCCGAGAACAAGCTGCGCACGCTGCTGTGGGGCTGGGCGGGCGAGCCTTTGACCGGGGAGGCCCTGGACGTCCTCAAGGGCCTCAGGGCGGCCCTGGAACCCGGCGGACGGCTCGCGGTCGCCCTGACCGCGCTCATCACCCCGGCCGAAGTCGACGCCACCCGCGCGCGTGCCGAGGCGTTGCTGGAGACCGGCACCCACCCGGAGCCGAGCGGCGACTGGCCGGCCATCCCCTGGCCCCCGGTCTGA
- the mshC gene encoding cysteine--1-D-myo-inosityl 2-amino-2-deoxy-alpha-D-glucopyranoside ligase — protein sequence MHAWPASEVPALPGQGRDLRIHDTATGGLVSLDPGPVARIYVCGITPYDATHMGHAATYNAFDLVQRVWLDTKRQVHYVQNVTDVDDPLLERAERDGLDWVALAEKETALFREDMTALRMLPPRHYIGAVEAIPGIVPLVERLRDVGAAYELEGDIYFSVESDPHFGKVSRLDAAAMRLLSAERGGDPERSGKKNPLDPMLWMAAREGEPSWDGGSLGRGRPGWHIECVAIALDHLGMGFDVQGGGSDLAFPHHEMGASHAQVLTGEFPMAQAYVHAGMVGLHGEKMSKSRGNLVFVSKLRQDGVDPAAIRLTLLAHHYRADWEWTDQVLTDAVARLGRWRAAVSRPDGPPAEALVEEIRAALADDLDAPAALAAVDRWAASQEERGGTDIGAPGVVSRAVDALLGVAL from the coding sequence ATGCATGCCTGGCCCGCTTCCGAGGTCCCCGCCCTGCCTGGTCAGGGCCGCGACCTGAGGATCCACGACACCGCGACCGGCGGCTTGGTCTCCCTCGACCCCGGTCCCGTCGCCCGTATCTACGTCTGCGGCATCACGCCGTACGACGCGACCCACATGGGTCACGCGGCGACCTACAACGCGTTCGACCTCGTCCAGCGCGTGTGGCTCGACACCAAGCGGCAGGTTCACTACGTCCAGAACGTCACCGACGTCGACGACCCGCTCCTGGAGCGCGCCGAGCGTGACGGCCTCGACTGGGTCGCCCTCGCCGAGAAGGAGACGGCGCTCTTCCGCGAGGACATGACGGCGCTGCGGATGCTGCCCCCGCGGCACTACATAGGCGCCGTCGAGGCGATACCCGGCATCGTCCCGCTCGTGGAGCGGCTGCGCGACGTCGGCGCCGCCTACGAACTCGAGGGCGACATCTACTTCTCCGTCGAGTCCGACCCGCACTTCGGCAAGGTCTCCCGCCTGGACGCGGCCGCCATGCGGCTGCTCTCCGCCGAGCGCGGCGGCGACCCCGAGCGCTCCGGCAAGAAGAACCCGCTCGACCCGATGCTCTGGATGGCGGCCCGCGAGGGCGAGCCCAGCTGGGACGGCGGCTCGCTCGGCCGCGGCCGGCCCGGCTGGCACATCGAGTGCGTGGCCATCGCCCTGGACCACCTCGGGATGGGCTTCGACGTGCAGGGCGGCGGCTCCGACCTCGCCTTCCCGCACCACGAGATGGGCGCCTCCCACGCCCAGGTGCTGACCGGCGAGTTCCCCATGGCGCAGGCGTACGTGCACGCCGGCATGGTGGGCCTGCACGGCGAGAAGATGTCCAAGTCCCGGGGCAACCTCGTCTTCGTCTCCAAGCTGCGCCAGGACGGCGTCGACCCCGCCGCGATCCGGCTCACCCTCCTCGCCCACCACTACCGGGCCGACTGGGAGTGGACCGACCAGGTCCTGACGGACGCCGTGGCCCGGCTCGGGCGCTGGCGGGCCGCCGTCTCCCGGCCCGACGGACCGCCCGCCGAGGCCTTGGTCGAGGAGATCCGCGCAGCCCTCGCCGACGACCTCGACGCCCCCGCCGCGCTCGCCGCGGTCGACCGCTGGGCGGCTTCGCAGGAGGAGCGGGGCGGTACGGACATCGGCGCCCCGGGAGTCGTCTCGCGGGCCGTGGACGCGTTGCTCGGCGTGGCGCTGTAA
- a CDS encoding PAC2 family protein produces the protein MIELEGVPELIDPVMVAAFEGWNDAGDAASTAVGHLEREWKGEVFAALDAEDYYDFQVNRPTVWMDAGVRKITWPTTRLSVVRVGGDKPRDLVLVRGIEPSMRWRSFCNELLGFAHELGVELVVILGALLGDTPHTRPVPISGTTSDADLAQRMDLEETKYEGPTGIVGVLQEACTHAGVPAVSLWAAVPHYVSQPPNPKATLALLNRLEDLIDVRIPLGELPEDARAWQVGVDQLAAEDTEVAEYVQTLEEARDTAELPEASGEAIAREFERYLRRRDGGGPPDPGERTRPPKPPKPTGDTSDDGESSEE, from the coding sequence GTGATCGAGCTCGAGGGGGTTCCCGAGCTGATCGACCCGGTCATGGTGGCCGCGTTCGAGGGCTGGAACGATGCCGGCGACGCCGCCTCCACCGCGGTCGGGCATCTGGAGCGGGAGTGGAAGGGCGAGGTGTTCGCGGCGCTGGACGCCGAGGACTACTACGACTTCCAGGTGAACCGTCCCACGGTGTGGATGGACGCCGGCGTGCGCAAGATCACCTGGCCGACGACAAGGTTGTCGGTCGTGCGGGTCGGCGGCGACAAACCGCGCGACCTGGTGCTCGTCCGCGGCATCGAACCGTCCATGCGCTGGCGCTCGTTCTGCAACGAGCTGCTCGGTTTTGCACATGAGCTGGGCGTGGAGCTGGTGGTGATCCTGGGCGCCCTGCTCGGGGACACCCCGCACACCCGCCCGGTGCCGATCAGCGGGACCACGTCCGACGCCGACCTGGCCCAGCGGATGGATCTCGAGGAGACCAAGTACGAGGGCCCGACGGGCATCGTGGGTGTCCTCCAGGAGGCGTGCACGCACGCGGGCGTACCCGCGGTGAGCCTGTGGGCGGCGGTACCGCACTACGTCTCGCAGCCGCCCAACCCGAAGGCGACGCTGGCCCTCCTCAACCGCCTGGAGGACCTGATCGACGTCCGCATCCCGCTGGGCGAGCTGCCGGAGGACGCGCGCGCGTGGCAGGTGGGCGTGGACCAGCTGGCCGCCGAGGACACCGAGGTCGCCGAGTACGTGCAGACCCTGGAGGAGGCGCGGGACACCGCGGAGCTGCCGGAGGCGTCGGGCGAGGCGATCGCCCGCGAGTTCGAGCGCTATCTGCGGCGCCGGGACGGCGGAGGCCCGCCGGACCCCGGGGAGCGCACCAGGCCCCCGAAGCCGCCCAAGCCGACCGGGGACACCTCCGACGACGGCGAGTCGTCGGAGGAATGA
- a CDS encoding FadR/GntR family transcriptional regulator, producing the protein MAVTDEAIEKIKGMIVSGALRPGDRLPKESELAAELGLSRNSLREAVRALSLIRILDVRQGDGTYVTSLDPQLLLEALSFVVDFHRDDTVLEFLAVRRILEPAATAMAALRISEQQLDALEAQLDKLGADPSVEELVAGDLEFHRGIVHSAGNSVLCSLLDGLSGPTTRARIWRGLTQEDAVAGTLREHRAILAALRDRDAEAARSWATVHIASVEQWLRSTL; encoded by the coding sequence ATGGCAGTCACCGACGAGGCGATCGAGAAGATCAAGGGCATGATCGTCTCGGGTGCGCTGCGCCCCGGGGACCGGCTCCCCAAGGAGAGCGAGCTGGCCGCGGAGCTGGGCCTGTCGCGCAACTCCCTGCGGGAGGCGGTGCGCGCCCTGTCGCTGATCCGGATCCTGGACGTGCGCCAGGGCGACGGCACGTACGTCACCAGTCTCGACCCGCAACTGCTCCTGGAGGCGCTGAGTTTCGTCGTCGACTTCCACCGCGACGACACCGTCCTGGAGTTCCTCGCCGTACGGCGCATCCTGGAGCCGGCCGCCACGGCGATGGCCGCCCTGCGGATCAGCGAGCAGCAACTGGACGCGCTCGAGGCCCAGTTGGACAAGCTCGGCGCCGATCCTTCGGTCGAGGAACTGGTCGCCGGGGACCTGGAGTTCCACCGGGGCATCGTGCACAGTGCCGGCAACTCGGTGCTGTGCTCGCTGCTGGACGGGCTTTCGGGGCCGACCACCCGGGCCCGGATCTGGCGCGGTCTGACGCAGGAGGACGCGGTCGCCGGCACGCTGCGCGAGCACCGGGCGATCCTCGCCGCGCTGCGCGACCGGGACGCGGAGGCCGCGCGGTCGTGGGCCACGGTGCACATCGCGAGCGTGGAGCAGTGGTTGCGCTCGACTCTGTGA
- a CDS encoding amidohydrolase — MSIDLLVHGGDVLTMDDAGTVVRDGAVAVHEGEIVAVGPADELRGRHPAAEEIDAAGCLVLPGLINAHTHLAMTLLRGRADDVTLQGFLERVLTWEAELLTPQNVAAAVRLAVAESLRAGVTSALDMYWFHEAAERAAREAGWRLHTGPTFMDVPGPPDGMAYGARLAWARRDLAARGPARPGHRPVVFAHSAYTLSPGQLTEVFALAREFGALVHIHAAENATEVATVEVQHGKRPVELLDSLGLLGPDVLLAHAVDLTGPEIAALARTGTGVAHCPVSNLKLGCGIAPVPRLLSAGVTVGLGTDGAVSSNSLDVLGAVRQAALVHKAGGDPTAVGAEQAVRMATIEGARALGLGDRLGSLEAGKRADLIVLDLDAPHLRPRHDPWSTLAYAAHSPDVRDTVVDGRVLMRDRGLTTLDERAVIADLEAVL, encoded by the coding sequence GTGAGCATCGACCTGCTGGTGCACGGCGGCGACGTCCTGACGATGGACGACGCCGGGACCGTCGTGCGCGACGGCGCGGTCGCGGTCCACGAGGGCGAGATCGTCGCCGTGGGGCCGGCCGACGAGCTGCGCGGCCGCCATCCGGCCGCCGAGGAGATCGACGCCGCCGGGTGTCTCGTCCTGCCCGGGCTGATCAACGCGCACACCCATCTCGCGATGACGCTGCTGCGCGGCCGCGCCGACGACGTCACCCTCCAGGGGTTCCTGGAGCGGGTCCTCACCTGGGAGGCGGAGCTGCTGACGCCGCAGAACGTGGCGGCGGCGGTGCGGCTGGCGGTCGCCGAGAGCCTGCGGGCCGGGGTCACCTCGGCGCTGGACATGTACTGGTTCCACGAGGCGGCGGAGCGGGCGGCCCGGGAGGCGGGCTGGCGGCTGCACACCGGGCCCACCTTCATGGACGTGCCCGGACCGCCGGACGGCATGGCCTACGGGGCGCGGCTCGCGTGGGCCCGCCGGGACCTGGCGGCACGCGGGCCGGCCCGGCCCGGGCACCGGCCGGTGGTCTTCGCGCACTCGGCCTACACCCTCTCCCCCGGGCAGCTCACCGAAGTGTTCGCGCTGGCCCGTGAGTTCGGGGCGCTGGTGCACATCCACGCGGCCGAGAACGCCACCGAGGTCGCCACCGTCGAGGTGCAGCACGGCAAGCGGCCGGTGGAGCTGCTGGACTCGCTCGGGCTGCTCGGTCCCGACGTGCTGCTCGCGCACGCGGTGGACCTCACGGGGCCGGAGATCGCGGCGCTGGCCCGCACGGGCACGGGCGTCGCCCACTGTCCGGTGTCCAACCTGAAGCTGGGCTGCGGGATCGCTCCCGTGCCGCGGCTGCTGAGCGCGGGCGTGACGGTGGGGCTGGGCACGGACGGCGCCGTCAGCTCCAACTCGCTGGACGTCCTGGGGGCGGTGCGGCAGGCGGCGCTGGTGCACAAGGCGGGCGGCGACCCGACGGCGGTAGGCGCCGAGCAGGCCGTGCGGATGGCGACGATCGAGGGCGCGCGGGCGCTCGGGCTCGGTGACCGGCTCGGTTCCCTGGAGGCGGGCAAGCGGGCCGACCTGATCGTCCTCGACCTGGACGCGCCGCACCTGCGGCCGCGCCACGACCCCTGGTCGACGCTGGCGTACGCGGCGCACTCCCCGGACGTGCGGGACACCGTCGTCGACGGGCGGGTTCTGATGCGCGATCGCGGGCTCACCACGCTCGACGAGCGGGCGGTGATCGCGGATCTGGAGGCAGTCCTGTGA
- a CDS encoding purine-nucleoside phosphorylase has translation MTQDLLPITRVPRTGLPPHAVVVGDPARAAAVAALLDGAEEVSYHREYRVFSGSWKGLPVVVASHGVGAPGAILLFQELADAGVRTFLRFGTAGAMKPGIGDGDLVVAEAAVRDDGVTHQLLPPEYPAVAAPEAVLALQRAARAAGAPHHRGVVWTRAAFQPGLLPLFSYAGAGLAAIEMELSALLVTASLRGLVAGGVLVIDGANADELVDEQATGGYDPHREVVAAGVERGAVVSLEALRLLAEAEEGEQA, from the coding sequence ATGACGCAGGACCTGCTGCCCATCACCCGCGTGCCGCGCACCGGGCTTCCCCCGCACGCCGTGGTCGTCGGCGACCCGGCCCGCGCCGCGGCCGTCGCCGCGCTCCTCGACGGCGCGGAGGAGGTCTCGTACCACCGCGAGTACCGGGTGTTCAGCGGGAGCTGGAAGGGCCTGCCGGTCGTCGTCGCCTCGCACGGGGTGGGCGCGCCGGGCGCGATCCTGCTGTTCCAGGAGCTGGCCGACGCGGGGGTGCGCACCTTCCTGCGGTTCGGCACGGCGGGCGCGATGAAGCCGGGCATCGGGGACGGCGACCTGGTCGTCGCGGAGGCCGCCGTCCGTGACGACGGGGTGACCCATCAGCTGCTGCCCCCGGAGTACCCGGCCGTCGCGGCGCCGGAGGCGGTCCTCGCGCTCCAGCGCGCGGCCCGTGCCGCCGGCGCCCCGCACCACCGGGGCGTCGTGTGGACCCGGGCCGCCTTCCAGCCGGGTCTGCTCCCGCTCTTCTCCTACGCCGGCGCCGGGCTCGCCGCCATCGAGATGGAGCTGTCCGCCCTGCTGGTCACCGCCTCGCTGCGCGGACTGGTCGCGGGCGGTGTGCTGGTGATCGACGGGGCGAACGCCGACGAACTCGTCGACGAGCAGGCGACCGGCGGCTACGACCCGCACCGCGAGGTCGTGGCGGCGGGCGTCGAACGCGGCGCGGTGGTCTCCCTGGAGGCGCTGCGGCTGCTCGCCGAGGCGGAGGAAGGGGAGCAGGCGTGA